A single genomic interval of Prionailurus viverrinus isolate Anna chromosome A2, UM_Priviv_1.0, whole genome shotgun sequence harbors:
- the PDE4C gene encoding cAMP-specific 3',5'-cyclic phosphodiesterase 4C isoform X3: protein MSRNSSVASDLHGEDMIVTPFAQVLASLRTVRSNVAALAHLQGRGAATQASVENPLFGSQPPPLTEDTGQKLALETLDELDWCLDQLETLQTRHSVGEMASNKFKRMLNRELTHLSETSRSGNQVSEYISRTFLDQQTEMELPRVTPTETPRPMSQISGLRGLPHSAGLSAATVPRFGVQTDQEGQLAKELEDTNKWGLDVFKVAELSGNRPLTTIMFNIFQERDLLKTFQIPADTLVTYLLTLESHYHADVAYHNSLHAADVAQSTHVLLATPALEAVFTDLEVLAAIFASAIHDVDHPGVSNQFLINTNSELALMYNDASVLENHHLAVGFKLLQAENCDIFQNLSAKQRLSLRRMVIDMVLATDMSKHMNLLADLKTMVETKKVTSLGVLLLDNYSDRIQVLQNLVHCADLSNPTKPLELYRRWTDRIMAEFFQQGDRERESGLDISPMCDKHTASVEKSQVGFIDYIAHPLWETWADLVHPDAQDLLDTLEDNREWYQSNLTRSPVDLTRPEQGGPDRFQFELTLEEAEEEEEEEEGPTLDTEVSESPDTELLVPEAGPDPGALPLDSQRPVGKPCVDHEASVMAEPFGT, encoded by the exons ACACGGAGAAGACATGATCGTGACGCCTTTTGCCCAG GTCCTAGCAAGTCTGAGAACGGTTCGGAGCAACGTCGCAGCCCTAGCCCACCTGCAAGGCCGCGGGGCAGCCAC GCAGGCCTCGGTCGAAAACCCCCTATTTGGCAGTCAGCCCCCTCCACTTACAG AGGACACTGGGCAGAAGCTGGCTCTGGAGACACTGGACGAGCTGGACTGGTGTCTGGATCAGCTGGAGACACTGCAGACGCGGCACTCAGTGGGGGAGATGGCCTCCAACAAG TTCAAGCGGATGCTGAACCGGGAATTAACTCACCTGTCTGAAACCAGCCGCTCTGGGAACCAGGTGTCCGAGTACATCTCCCGAACCTTCCTGG ACCAGCAGACTGAGATGGAGTTGCCCAGGGTGACCCCCACGGAGACCCCAAGGCCCATGTCCCAGATCAGCGGCCTGCGTGGGCTCCCCCACAGTGCCGGCCTCTCTGCAGCCACCGTCCCACGCTTTGGGGTCCAGACTGACCAGGAGGGGCAGCTGGCCAAG GAACTGGAAGATACCAACAAATGGGGGCTCGACGTGTTCAAGGTGGCAGAGCTAAGTGGGAACCGGCCCCTTACAACCATCATGTTCAACATCTTTCAG GAACGAGACCTGCTCAAGACATTTCAGATCCCAGCAGACACACTCGTCACCTACCTTCTGACGTTGGAGAGTCACTACCATGCCGATGTGGCCTACCACAACAGCCTACACGCCGCCGACGTGGCTCAGTCCACGCACGTGCTGCTGGCCACACCTGCCCTTGAG GCCGTTTTCACAGACCTGGAAGTCCTGGCTGCTATCTTCGCAAGTGCCATCCACGACGTGGACCACCCTGGGGTCTCCAACCAGTTTCTCATTAACACCA aCTCAGAGCTTGCGCTCATGTACAACGATGCCTCCGTGCTGGAGAACCACCACTTGGCCGTGGGCTTCAAGCTGCTGCAGGCAGAGAACTGTGACATCTTCCAGAACCTCAGTGCCAAGCAGCGGCTGAGTCTGCGCAGGATGGTCATCGACATG GTGCTGGCCACGGACATGTCCAAACACATGAACCTCCTGGCCGACCTCAAGACCATGGTGGAGACCAAGAAGGTGACAAGCCTTGGAGTCCTGCTGTTGGACAACTATTCTGACCGCATCCAG GTCTTGCAGAATCTGGTTCACTGTGCTGACCTCAGCAACCCCACCAAGCCGCTGGAGCTGTACCGCCGGTGGACCGACCGCATCATGGCCGAGTTCTTCCAGCAGGGCGACCGGGAGCGTGAATCAGGCCTGGATATCAGCCCCATGTGTGACAAGCACACCGCCTCGGTGGAGAAGTCCCAG GTGGGTTTCATTGATTACATTGCACACCCACTGTGGGAGACGTGGGCTGATCTCGTGCACCCAGACGCACAGGACCTGTTGGATACACTGGAGGACAACCGCGAGTGGTACCAGAGCAATCTCACCCGCAGTCCTGTGGATCTCACCCGCCCCGAGCAGGGTGGCCCCGACAGGTTCCAGTTTGAGCTGACTCTggaggaggcagaagaagaggaggaggaggaggagggaccaACATTGGACACGGAGGTCTCGGAGTCACCTGACACTGAGCTGCTGGTCCCTGAGGCCGGCCCAGACCCTGGGGCCCTACCCCTGGACAGCCAGAGGCCTGTGGGCAAGCCCTGCGTGGACCATGAGGCCAGTGTGATGGCTGAGCCCTTCGGGACCTAA